From the genome of Globicephala melas chromosome 14, mGloMel1.2, whole genome shotgun sequence, one region includes:
- the LGSN gene encoding lengsin, translating into MTNTYLVLTTHQALLVRLNGASRKFVGCTCNVNYLINISKLDIRDEGNETKASRMSKLRNTRKEVTKLHSLSTEIGEVDIANSKERIRNQMVCHKLGDTNKPVMGPGSAESHLSEDDKDSKDQKIVIKPLPIKTSVNAPGGEFHPNSNYTDNTGNSTQIPTAPQLSSRMKHIKQEMAKNHLQFVRFEATDLHGVSRSKSIPAQFFQEKVIHGVYMPRGYLELIPNPKDNEVDHIRATCFNSDIVLMPELSTFRVLPWAERTARVICDTFTVTGEPLLTSPRHIAKRQLSRLQDSGFSLFSAFIYDFCTFGVPEIINSKTISLPASALLNDHDQPFIQELVDGLYHTGANVESFSSSTRPGQMEICFLPEFGISSADNAFTFRTAVKEVARKYNYITSFFIETGFCNSGILSHSLWDVDGKKNMFCSSSGMEQLTTTGKKWLAGLLKHSAALSCLMAPAASCRKRYFKDSKDLKESVPTTWAYNDNSCAFNIKCHGEKGTRIENKLGSATANPYLVLAATVAAGLDGLQRNDGVLAAPEDGTDLHQPKFSEIPLKLEDALMALEEDQCLRQALGETFIRYFVAMKKYELESEETDAERNKFLEYFI; encoded by the exons ATGACTAACACCTATTTAGTACTTACCACGCATCAGGCACTGCTTGTCCGACTAAACGGTGCAAGCAGGAAATTTGTCGGCTGCACCTGTAATGTCAATTACTTGATCAACATTTCTAAACTG GACATCAGAGATGAAGGTAATGAGACTAAAGCCAGCAGGATGAGTAAATTAAGAAATACAAGAAAGGAAGTCACTAAACTACATAGTTTGTCAACTGAAATAGGAGAAGTGGATATAGCCAACTCAAAAG AAAGGATTAGAAACCAAATGGTGTGTCACAAATTGGGGGATACCAATAAACCAGTCATGGGACCTGGCTCTGCTGAATCTCATTTGTCAGAAGATGACAAGGATTCCAAAGATCAGAAAATAGTGATAAAGCCATTGCCCATCAAAACATCAGTTAACGCTCCTGGTGGTGAATTTCACCCAAACTCCAACTATACTG ataacacTGGGAACAGCACTCAAATTCCTACTGCACCTCAACTCTCCTCTAGAATGAAACACATTAAACAAGAGATGGCCAAAAATCACCTTCAGTTTGTGCGATTTGAAGCAACAGACCTCCATGGTGTATCCCGGTCTAAGAGTATCCCTGCACAATTTTTCCAA GAAAAAGTGATCCATGGCGTTTACATGCCCCGAGGTTATCTTGAATTGATACCAAATCCTAAGGACAATGAAGTGGATCACATAAGAGCAACATGTTTTAATAGTGACATAGTCCTGATGCCAGAGCTATCGACCTTCAGAGTTTTGCCGTGGGCCGAGAGGACAGCAAGGGTGATCTGTGACACGTTCACTGTGACTGGCGAGCCTCTGCTGACTTCCCCAAGGCACATCGCAAAGAGGCAGCTGAGCCGGCTGCAGGACTCTGGCTTCTCCCTGTTCTCTGCCTTCATCTATGATTTTTGCACTTTTGGTGTACCCGAAATTATCAATTCAAAGACCATATCTCTTCCTGCTTCAGCATTGCTGAATGACCACGACCAGCCTTTCATCCAGGAACTCGTGGATGGGTTGTATCACACTGGGGCCAATGTTGAGAGCTTTTCCTCCTCTACCAGGCCTGGCCAGATGGAAATCTGCTTTCTGCCCGAATTTGGCATCAGTTCAGCTGATAATGCATTTACCTTTAGAACAGCTGTCAAAGAAGTGGCAAGGAAATATAATTACATCACCAGCTTTTTCATTGAGACTGGATTCTGCAATTCAGGAATTTTGTCTCATAGTCTCTGGGATGTcgatggaaaaaaaaacatgttctGTAGCAGTTCTGGAATGGAGCAGCTCACGACCACTGGGAAAAAATGGTTGGCAGGTCTCTTGAAGCACTCTGCTGCTCTCAGCTGCTTGATGGCTCCTGCTGCTAGCTGCCGGAAGCGCTATTTCAAGGACagtaaagacctgaaggagaGTGTGCCGACAACGTGGGCATACAACGATAACAGCTGTGCTTTTAATATCAAGTGCCatggtgagaaaggcaccagaaTAGAAAATAAGCTGGGCTCAGCCACGGCAAACCCTTACCTGGTGCTGGCTGCCACTGTGGCTGCAGGCTTGGATGGACTTCAAAGAAACGATGGTGTTTTGGCTGCTCCAGAGGATGGCACAGACCTTCATCAGCCCAAATTTTCTGAGATCCCTTTGAAACTAGAAGATGCCCTCATGGCACTGGAGGAAGATCAATGTCTGAGACAGGCTCTAGGGGAAACTTTTATTCGATATTTTGTTGCCATGAAGAAATACGAGTTGGAAAGTGAAGAAACAGATGCTGAGAGAAATAAATTCTTAGAGTATTTTATTTAG